A window from Scyliorhinus canicula chromosome 19, sScyCan1.1, whole genome shotgun sequence encodes these proteins:
- the LOC119954008 gene encoding chondroitin sulfate proteoglycan 5-like, translating to MSYSELQQLPEDSTGESYESLHSQYMPDSVIVNHLYQQEPLVFDESPQFETLTIQKSETGNRDAILDLTSLTSDPVPQNPIGIADNEYNEIGHSDTCKSNGCALDAVPNSTFAKNLNPSTQNKRDSNLNSRSPTQTNISPLPTFNELTEGSGNVHGLVPDPDSTELQSRRIIRKEFDDVTERSNDLVPPTSKNNKPEYSLTTLHTSNTQPDQGSTPTESKNDLQGPMTPTDGLLLNRMKEVDSKIIPGLPPNADQNPLMNHWPIKPELVAEPNTDQASNDSWSVCKPGYIHENNSCWSLCEVIPDYCFNGGECGVIENIGVFCRCSEKDYAWYKGLRCQSVLTKTQLICILIGACLLIILLFLILTVTFVIKLRSLKKDQQTFDSRSKLWISPEPQINSSFLSELSQQANCSPLAIRTPNSQSTPVSENHLTQADYDFCILWRTERTAV from the exons ATGTCTTACAGTGAATTGCAGCAATTACCAGAAGATTCAACAGGCGAATCCTATGAGTCCCTTCATTCTCAGTATATGCCTGACTCTGTCATTGTCAACCACCTCTACCAGCAGGAACCTCTCGTCTTTGATGAAAGTCCTCAGTTTGAAACCTTAACTATTCAGAAATCAGAAACTGGAAATAGAGATGCCATTCTTGACCTAACCAGCTTGACATCTGATCCCGTTCCACAAAATCCAATAGGAATTGCAGACAATGAATATAATGAGATTGGGCACTCTGACACGTGCAAATCTAATGGCTGTGCCCTCGATGCTGTTCCCAATTCCACATTTGCGAAAAATTTGAATCCATCCACTCAGAATAAGAGAGACTCAAATTTAAATTCGAGATCTCCCACTCAGACTAACATttctcctcttcccactttcaATGAACTAACCGAGGGGAGTGGCAATGTGCATGGACTTGTGCCTGATCCTGATAGCACTGAACTTCAATCTCGAAGGATAATCAGGAAGGAATTTGATGACGTCACTGAAAGATCCAACGATTTGGTTCCCCCCACTTCCAAAAACAATAAACCAGAATACAGCTTGACTACATTGCACACTTCAAACACTCAGCCAGACCAGGGTTCTACCCCAACGGAATCAAAGAACGATTTGCAAGGGCCCATGACTCCAACAGATGGGTTATTATTAAACAGGATGAAGGAAGTTGACAGCAAGATCATTCCAGGCCTTCCACCAAATGCGGATCAAAACCCATTGATGAACCATTGGCCAATCAAACCAGAGTTGGTGGCTGAACCAAATACAGACCAGGCCTCAAATGACTCCTGGAGTGTCTGTAAACCAGGATATATCCATGAAAACAATTCCTGTTGGTCTTTGTGTGAAGTAATTCCTGATTACTGCTTCAATGGGGGTGAATGTGGAGTCATAGAAAACATTGGTGTGTTTTGCAG ATGCAGCGAGAAGGACTACGCTTGGTACAAAGGCCTTCGCTGCCAATCAGTTCTCACTAAGACTCAGCTCATTTGCATATTGATTGGGGCATGCTTACTCATCATTCTTCTATTCCTCATATTGACGGTGACCTTTGTGATCAAACTTCGGTCTCTCAAAAAGGATCAGCAGACGTTTGACTCCAGAAG caAGCTGTGGATTTCCCCGGAGCCACAAATCAACTCCTCTTTCTTGTCCGAATTAAGCCAGCAGGCAAATTGTTCCCCATTGGCTATCCGTACCCCCAACTCTCAATCCACACCAGTCAGTGAGAATCACCTGACTCAG